DNA sequence from the Labilithrix sp. genome:
GAGGCTCGACGCGATCATGTCGCGCGCGGGGCGCAGCATCCGGGCGGCGAGGTCGACCGGCGCGGGCGGCATCTGCGCGCGCGTACCGGTGAGCCACACCGGCACGACCGCGCAGGCGACGAGCGGCAGCGCGATCGCGATCTGGGGGACCTTCACGCGGAGGAAGAACGCCGCCACGCCGACCGCGACGAGGAACAGCGCGAAGACGATCTTGCCCTTCGTCGCGCCGAGGTCGAGCGCGCTCGTCGGCGCGGCCTTCTTCGGCACGAGCACGGCGGGATCGGAGACCGACTGCCACGCGCCGGGGCTCCGCGGCTTCACGATCGCGCCCGGCGCGCGGTGGGCGGCGAGCGCCATCGCGATCATGACGAGCGCGGCGCCGCCGATCGGGCTCCACCACAAGAGCGCCGCGAGCGCGCCGGTGGTGACGACGCCGTAGACGAAGGGCCCGAGCCCCCACGGCAACGCGACGACGGGACGCGCGACGAGCCCGCGCGCCGCCGCTTCGTCGCGCACGGTCGCGCGCTTCGAGCGGAGGAGCATCGAGAGGACGCCGGCGATCGCGGCGAAGCCGACCGCGACGAGGACGCGCGCGAGGTTCGAGGCGAGGAGCGAGGGCGGCGTGGTCTCCACCGGCGGCGGCGGACGCAGCTCCGGCGTCGTGACGCGGGGGAACGCCTTCGGGTCGAGGCGCGCGGCCCAGACGACGGCGTCGCCGCGCGCGACGTGGGGGCGGACGAGCTCGAGCTCGTCGCGCTCGGTCCCGCGCCGCAGCGTGACGAGGGTGGTCGTCGCCTCGTTCGACGACGCGAGGCGCGGCTCGGTCGGCGCGGCGGGGACGTCGATGACGACGCGCGCGCCGTCGTGTCCCTCCGGCGCGGGCGGCGCGGTCCAGGCGAGCTTCCACATCGCGCCGTCGCGCGTGAGCATCTTGGTCGAGACGAGGTCGAGCCGGTACTTCACGTCGGCGACGTAGGCGCCGCGCGTGAGCCCGCGGTGCTTCGGATCGTCGATGACGATGCGCACGGTGCCGGGCGTCTTGGTCGTCTCGACGTGCGCGGCGACCTCGTTGCCACCTTTTTCGGGGGTGAGCACGGTGTCGGGCGCGAGCTCGGCGCGGGGGTCGATCCCGACGAGGTCGAGCGTCTTGAAGCGTCCGGCGACGACCCGATAGCGAAGGTGGTGCTGCACGTTCGCGATCCCGTCCGGCCCGATCTCGATCCGCACGTCGTCCGAGGTCTCGTGAACCTCCTGCCACCCGCCAGCATGCGCTGTCCCAGACCCCGCGACCGCAGCAAGAGCAATAAGGAGAGCCGCCTTCCGAAGCATGTCCCCCACATCTACCCACACCACCCACGCGGTCAAACTTCCGGCGGCTCGACCGCTCGGTGCGGGGATATTCAAATCTCTGCGCGTGGGTGGCAACGAAGCTGGTGCCGCGTAGACTCGTGGATGCAGAACGTTCCGTTCGGTGCTGTCGAGCCGGCCGTGTCGCCGGAAAACGGGCCTCCGCGAGGGGTGGGGCCGCACCCGTACCGACCGGCGCCGCTCTACGGCGGGCACGCGGAGCGACGAGCGCGGGGGCGCGTCATGCCTGCGCGCGCGCGCGAGCTCGCGGCCGTCGTGGGCCTCGTCGCCGTCGCGGACTTCGCGCTCTGGCGGCAGGACGGGCTCAGCGTCGGCGGCGTCGGCCTCGCGACGTTCTTCGTCCTCGTCCCTCTCCTCGTCCTCGCCGCCGCCCGCGGCCGGCGACTGACGCTGCGCCTCGCCGCCATCGGCGTGATGCTCGGCGCCGTCACCGCGCGATCCGCGTACGCGCCGACGGTGGGCACGACGCTGCTCGGCCTCCTCGGCGTCTTCGCGCTCGCCGTCGCGATGCGCCAGCGGTCGAGCTTCCTCACGAACGTGGCCGCCTCCTTCGGAGCGACGGCGGTGACCTTCCCGTTTCGCATCGCGGCGGCGTTCCGCGGTGCACATCGGATCGCGGCGGGCCGCTCCCGCCGCCGCTTCACGGGCGCGATCCTCATCCCGATCGCGCTCGTCGGCGTGTTCGTCACGATCTTCGCGTTCGCGAACCCGCTCGTCGCGCGATGGGTCGGCTTCGTCGGCAGCGCCGTCGTCCTCCCCGACCCCATGCGCTTGGCGCTCTGGGGCTCCCTCGCGTTCGGCGCCGTGCTCCTGCTGCGTCCCGCGATCCACCGGTCCTTCGCGGTCGAGCACGCGGACAGCGACGACGCCACCGAAGCGTCGCTCGCGATCGGGCGCAACGCGCTCGTCGCGCTGAACGTGCTCTTCCTCCTCTACAACGCGCTCGACGCGACGTACCTCTGGGCCGGAGCGCCGCCGCCGGGCGTGACCGAACAAGCCTACGCGCACCAGGGCGCGGCCTGGCTCACGGTCGCGCTCCTCGTCCTCACGGCCGTCGTCGGCGTGCTCTTCCACGGCGCGCTCGCGCACGATCCGCGCGCCCGCCTCGCGCGCATCCTCGCCTACGCGTGGCTCGGGCAGGGCGCCGTGCTCGCGCTCGGCACGTTCCGCCGCATCGCGATCCACGTCTCCACCTCGGGCCTGTCGAACGTCCGCATCCTCGGCATCGCCGGCACCGCGCTCGTGGCGTTCGGCCTCGTCCTCATCGGCACGAAGCTCCACCGCCGCTTCACCTTCGCCTGGCTCCTCCGCCGCCAGCTCGACGCGCTCGTCGTCGGTCTGCTCGCGTTCAGCATCCTGCCGACGCACCTCGTCTCCGCGCGCGTGAACGTCTCGCGCATCCTGATGCATCGCTACCAGCCGCTCGTGAACGTGACCGAAGAGGCCGCCGAGGTCGAGAGCACCGCCGCGCTCCTGCCGCTCGTCGAGCACGACGACGAGCGCATCCGCCGCGGCGTCGCCGCGCTGCTCCTGAACGAGCTCGACACGCTGCGCCGGCGCGAGCAGCACGCTGGCCTCCGCGACACGGACCTCGCGACGCGGAAGGCGCGCGCGGACCTCGAGCGGGCAGAGCCCCAGCTCGAGGCCGTGCTCGGCGACGTCGAGCGGTCGGACGCGATCCGCCAGTGGGAGTACATCCGCAACTCGGCGATCGAAGGCGTCATCTCGCAGTCCGAGATCGACAAGGTGGAGATGGCGCCGGCAGGGGATCAGAAGGTCTTCCGGCGCTGGATCGCGGCGCATCGCGCGCGCGACGTGGAGTCGCTCGCGAACGACTACGCCGACCGCGTCCTCTTCGACGGCGTCCGGCTGACGCGCGCCGAGGTGATGGAGAAGAAGCGCACCGCCGCCGAGCTGGGCTTGTCCCACGACGTCGTCGAGCACGCACCGTCGCCGGTCGCGGTCGACGGCTCGAGCCCGCTCCGCGCGGAGGGCCACGTGGCCGTCTCCGCGAGCGCCCGCGGCGTCACCCTCGTCTTCGAGCAGCGCCCCGAAGGTTGGAAGATCGTCGAAGAGCGCAGCCTCTACTGACCCTCAATTGCGAGAGGAGAGCAGCAGCTTCACGACGTCTTCGATGACGGCGCGCGTGACGCGGAGCTGACCCGTCGACGCGCCCGCGCGCGCCTGCGGGGTCGGGGCCTCGGCTTTGCTCGTCAGGACGATCGGCGCGCCGCCCTTCGCGGGGAGCGCCCCGAGCTGCGAGAAGACCGAAGAGCCCCCGGGCGTGCCGTCGTCGTCGAAGGCGGTGAGGACGAGGAGACCTCGCATCGTGAAGAGCGCGCCGCCGTTGATCTTCCCCTCCTTGAGCGGCTCGACGCCCTGCGCCGTCTTCCCCAACGTGCCCGCGTCCGTCGCGCTCGCGAGCGCGGCGGCGGCCTTCGTCGCGACCAGCTTGCCGTCGAGGCCGAACGCGAGCCACGTGCTCGCGCCGTCCGGCACCGCGAAGAGATGAAGGACGATCGGCTTGAGCGGTCCACGCTTCGGCGCAGGCGGCGCCTTCGGCTGCGGCTGCCCCGGCCGCGCGGCCGGCATCGAGACCGGCGGCGGCTCGTGGTCGTTGGGGATCGAGACCTCGAGGTGCACCGTCTCCTTCGGCAGGCTCACGCCCGCGAACGGCGTGACGCGCATCTTCGGGAGCGTCTTCTGGCTCGTCCCCGTCTTCTCGGTGAACCACTTCGAGAACGCGGGGCGGTTCCAGAGGCCGGACCAGTCCTTCAAGATCGGGCCCACCTTCGCGACCGGCTCGCTCACCTGGTACATGTGCCAGCCGACGACCTGCTCGCCGACGACGCGCTTCGCCTCCTGCTCGCCGGTCCAGTCGTCCTCCTTCACCGCCCCCCGCGCCTTGATCGCCTTCTCGAGCGCGGCCTGATCGAAGCCCTTCGCGTAGATGCCGGTGCCGCCGTTCGTGAACAGCTTCAGCATGCGATCGGCGACGAGGTCGTGGACCGTCTTCTTCTCCGCCGCCGGGAGGCCGACCGCGTCGAGGCCCTCGACCAGGAGCGCGGTGAGGATCTCGCGCGGGTGCTCGTAGAGCTTCGGGTCGGAGCCGCGCATGAAGAGCGCGGTGTCCGTGTCGCCGGGCAAGTGCCAGAAGGCCGCCGGCGCGTCGTCGGCGCGGCTCGCGTCGGTGAGCGCGCGGGCGAAGAGGCTCTTCTGCCCCTGGAGCTCGAAGCGCGACGTCGCGAGGATGCCGCTGTCGTCGATCGTGCCGTCGAGCGAGAGCTTCTGCGCGTCGTCCACGATGTCGAGCGCCTCGCCCACCGACGCGTCGATGAGCGCGCGCACCGCCGTGCTCTGCGAGCCGACGAAGCCCTTCGCCATCTCCGGCAGCATCCGCCGCATCTCCTGGAGCGGGGCGCGCACCGGCTCGGGCCGGAGCTCGAGGTGCACGTCGGCGGGCCAGCGCTCGCGCGGCATCGTGCGGGAGAGGTAGGGCGTGAGCGCGTCGACCGCGTTGCCCGGACCGCAGACCAGCTTCGCGCCGGCGGAGGAGTGCGCGAGGACGCAGACGTCGCGCTCCTCGTCGTCGCCGTCGTCGTCGTCCTCGACCTCGGCGCGATGACGGCCGCGCCCGCGGTCCATGATGCCGTGCACCTTGAAGCCGCCGTTCGCGACGGGGTCCATCCGGTAGTGCAGCGCGAGCCGCGTCTTCGCGTCCTCGAAGGACTTCACGCCGACCGAGAACGCATAGAGGAGCTCGACGCCGTGACGTCCGAGCGTGACGGTGCCGGCCGCGTCGACGGGCTGGTTCACGTCGATGACGTCGGCCACGTTCGGCTGGACGGAGCGGAGGAGCTCGCGCGCGCCCGGGAGCGGCAGCTTCGTCCAGGAGCCGACCGTGTGGACGATGTTCTCCGGCCGACTCACGCGTCCGACGACGACGAGGTTCGGCGGCTCGGGCACCGACGACACGTCGATCGGCGGCTCCTTCGGCGCCGGCGGGACGGCCGGGGCCGGCGGCGCGACGGGCCCGGGCGGCGGCGAACCGCAGGCGAGGAGCACGAGCGGGAGCAGCGGGAGGAGCCGGCCGGCGGTTGCCATGGGCTGTGGAGAATACGCGTGATGCGTGGAACGCTTCTGTCAATCTTCCATCCGCGCGGCGGCCGTGGCTTGCTGTCGGCGTCGTGGCAGTACCCAAGATGAATCCCGCCCAGGCGGAGGCGGTGGAGCACCAGACCGGGCCCATGCTCGTCCTCGCCGGCGCGGGCTCCGGCAAGACGCGCGTCATCACCCACCGCATCGCGCGCCTGCTCGAGCGCGGCGTGCCCGCGCACATGATCTGCGCCCTCACCTTCACGAACAAAGCCGCCGGCGAGATGGCCGAGCGCGTCGAGCACATCGCGAAGACGCAGGGGCTCGGGAAGATCTTCGCCGCGAAGGGCTCCGGCAAGGGGATGGTCATCTCGACCTTCCACTCCTTCGGCCTCATGGTGCTGGGGCGCGAGCGCAAGTCGCTCGGCGGCACGTTCACGATCTTCGATCAGGGCGACTGCCTCGGCGCGATCAAGGACATCCTCTCGCGCGTCAACTCCGGGAAGGCCTCCTTCGACGCGGCCGCGGTGATGACGCGCATCTCGAACGCGAAGAACGCGTTCATCTCCCCGGAGGAGCTCCAAGAGCGGGAGTGCGACGAGTACGACGAGATCACGAAGCTCGTCTACCCGCGCTACCAGGCCGCGCTCCGCAACTTCCGCGCGTTCGACTTCGACGACCTCGTCTGCGAGGTGGCGCGCCTCTGGAAGGAGCGCCCCGACATCCTCGATCGCTGGCAGAAGGAGTACCTCTACGTCCTCGTCGACGAGTACCAGGACACGAACCGCGCCCAGCTCGAAGTCTTGCGCCTCCTCTGCGACCGGCACAAGAACATCTGCGTCGTCGGCGACGACGATCAATCGATTTACGCGTGGCGCGGCGCCGACATCCAGAACATCCTCGACTTCGAGCATCACTTCGCCGGCGCGAAGGTCGTCATGCTCGA
Encoded proteins:
- a CDS encoding DUF4173 domain-containing protein, with product MPARARELAAVVGLVAVADFALWRQDGLSVGGVGLATFFVLVPLLVLAAARGRRLTLRLAAIGVMLGAVTARSAYAPTVGTTLLGLLGVFALAVAMRQRSSFLTNVAASFGATAVTFPFRIAAAFRGAHRIAAGRSRRRFTGAILIPIALVGVFVTIFAFANPLVARWVGFVGSAVVLPDPMRLALWGSLAFGAVLLLRPAIHRSFAVEHADSDDATEASLAIGRNALVALNVLFLLYNALDATYLWAGAPPPGVTEQAYAHQGAAWLTVALLVLTAVVGVLFHGALAHDPRARLARILAYAWLGQGAVLALGTFRRIAIHVSTSGLSNVRILGIAGTALVAFGLVLIGTKLHRRFTFAWLLRRQLDALVVGLLAFSILPTHLVSARVNVSRILMHRYQPLVNVTEEAAEVESTAALLPLVEHDDERIRRGVAALLLNELDTLRRREQHAGLRDTDLATRKARADLERAEPQLEAVLGDVERSDAIRQWEYIRNSAIEGVISQSEIDKVEMAPAGDQKVFRRWIAAHRARDVESLANDYADRVLFDGVRLTRAEVMEKKRTAAELGLSHDVVEHAPSPVAVDGSSPLRAEGHVAVSASARGVTLVFEQRPEGWKIVEERSLY